One segment of Natronosalvus halobius DNA contains the following:
- a CDS encoding PQQ-binding-like beta-propeller repeat protein, with protein sequence MSLWPRRTAMALGASLVIGSFLGAAKTSSGADAKSTVPMAVTPADADSWTSYHGTSGNTAALSGSNRFPAPETVVWEYDQDGDVVVADGTVYLRTGAGIHALSASDRSIQWVREDVGADGTPAVVDDTVYVAGDRVTALDAGSGDTVWSTSFGTDGQGQIPSPTIVDGSIYVVVDGALRSLDADDGTPRWRRSAVDLERRDVDVASFASIPVAVANDLVYAVADAGFVALDAESGKTVWTVQEQTRSGNDVRGSIVATEDRLYVAWMGDDSDGGNGGDGDDGDSGEWVEEEKCLVLDADDGELLERIGLRFPLAATDTVRVSAERHGVYAYNYETDHSWTVGGSIDAWGRPSIGGRTVVVPYHPVDGDPAIFGVDIETGLEQWSFPLAAVGLDAAHEARWPDLTYVIGDGTVYLSGHGSLVALEPATEVGADETGANEDDAVGTDTMDGDDADDENGSRSDEEFASDDIDVKVNDDNDSPNDSSNATETKDPSNATDTGNEKRQDDTDGTAFDETGHEMDGVNDAASDEEDGAPGFTVGTGLVSGGLALEWLRRRLPANNSEQ encoded by the coding sequence ATGTCCCTCTGGCCCAGGCGGACCGCGATGGCTCTCGGCGCATCGCTCGTCATCGGTAGTTTCCTCGGTGCCGCCAAAACGAGTAGCGGGGCCGACGCGAAGTCGACGGTCCCGATGGCGGTGACGCCTGCAGACGCCGATAGCTGGACGTCCTACCACGGCACCTCCGGAAACACCGCCGCTCTCTCGGGCTCGAATCGGTTTCCAGCGCCCGAGACCGTCGTCTGGGAATACGACCAGGACGGCGACGTCGTGGTCGCCGACGGCACAGTCTACCTCCGGACGGGTGCTGGCATCCACGCCCTCTCCGCCAGCGACAGATCCATCCAGTGGGTGCGAGAGGACGTCGGTGCCGACGGAACGCCCGCCGTTGTCGACGACACCGTCTACGTCGCCGGTGACCGGGTGACGGCGCTCGACGCCGGCAGCGGCGATACCGTCTGGTCGACGTCGTTCGGGACGGACGGCCAGGGCCAGATCCCGAGTCCGACCATCGTCGACGGATCGATATACGTGGTCGTCGACGGCGCCCTTCGCTCGCTCGACGCTGACGACGGGACCCCCCGGTGGCGACGGAGCGCGGTCGACCTCGAGCGGCGGGACGTCGACGTGGCATCGTTCGCGTCGATTCCGGTCGCCGTCGCGAACGACCTCGTGTACGCCGTCGCCGACGCCGGTTTCGTCGCGCTGGACGCCGAGTCTGGGAAGACTGTGTGGACCGTCCAGGAGCAAACGCGATCGGGAAACGACGTACGCGGTTCCATCGTGGCGACTGAAGATCGTCTCTACGTGGCGTGGATGGGTGACGATAGCGACGGTGGCAACGGAGGTGACGGCGACGACGGTGACAGTGGCGAGTGGGTGGAGGAAGAGAAGTGCCTGGTCCTCGACGCCGACGACGGGGAGCTCCTCGAGCGAATCGGGTTACGGTTCCCGCTCGCGGCAACCGACACCGTCAGAGTCAGCGCCGAGCGACACGGCGTCTACGCATACAACTACGAGACCGACCACAGCTGGACCGTCGGTGGGTCGATAGACGCGTGGGGACGACCGTCCATCGGCGGCCGGACGGTCGTCGTTCCGTACCACCCTGTCGACGGGGACCCCGCCATCTTCGGAGTCGACATCGAGACTGGGCTCGAGCAGTGGTCGTTCCCGCTGGCGGCCGTCGGACTCGACGCCGCTCACGAGGCGAGGTGGCCCGACCTCACGTACGTGATCGGTGACGGAACGGTGTACCTTTCGGGACACGGGAGCCTCGTCGCGCTCGAGCCGGCGACGGAGGTCGGCGCGGACGAGACGGGTGCGAATGAAGACGACGCGGTCGGTACCGACACTATGGACGGCGACGACGCCGACGATGAAAACGGATCGAGATCGGATGAGGAGTTCGCGTCAGACGACATCGACGTCAAGGTCAACGACGACAACGACAGCCCCAACGATTCGTCGAACGCCACCGAAACCAAAGATCCGTCGAACGCCACCGACACCGGCAATGAGAAGCGCCAGGACGACACCGACGGCACCGCATTCGACGAGACCGGTCACGAAATGGACGGCGTGAACGACGCGGCCAGCGACGAGGAGGACGGCGCACCCGGGTTCACCGTCGGCACCGGACTCGTTAGCGGAGGACTCGCCCTGGAGTGGCTCCGTCGTCGATTACCGGCGAACAACTCGGAGCAGTAG
- a CDS encoding APC family permease yields MVKEPVDVETAGQNVAGEAPAAEPEAVTDDTTVHDDDVELERTIGLVGGLAIGIGTMIGAGIFVFPGLAASNAGLAATVSFGIGGLIALLVALPTSELATAMPRSGGGYYFISRGMGTAYGAIVGLGLWLGLMFASAFYLVGLGHYASAVFAELGVGLPFSPVIGIGLLFGVALTALSIGGTENTAKLQNIVVGILLVVLTGFLSYGVLDAFGVFGRTSVPEQFFSRGYFPVLTTAALVFTSYLGFAQVATVAGEIKRPERNLPLAMVGSVLVVTVFYVVTIFVATSAFGADRLGQFGETAMVEVAREFLGLPGAVAILGAGLLATFSSANASILSASRAVYALSRDALLPRKASEVNLRYGTPHVALLAAGGPILALVATGQVELLAEVASFLHLIMYGLMCVALIVLRRRNPEWYSPSYRVPGYPVLPGVGALASFGLIAFMQPASIAIGIGVMVVSYLWYRYYAGDVILKGDI; encoded by the coding sequence ATGGTCAAAGAGCCCGTCGACGTCGAGACGGCGGGGCAGAACGTCGCCGGTGAGGCGCCTGCGGCGGAGCCAGAAGCGGTCACCGACGACACGACGGTCCACGACGACGATGTCGAACTCGAGCGAACGATTGGATTGGTCGGCGGCCTGGCAATCGGAATCGGGACGATGATCGGAGCGGGGATTTTCGTGTTCCCCGGGTTAGCGGCGAGCAACGCGGGGCTCGCTGCCACCGTCTCGTTTGGTATCGGCGGGTTGATCGCGTTGCTCGTGGCGCTTCCGACGTCCGAACTCGCCACAGCCATGCCCCGTAGCGGGGGCGGATACTACTTCATCTCGCGAGGGATGGGTACCGCCTATGGTGCAATCGTGGGTCTCGGGCTCTGGTTGGGGTTAATGTTTGCCTCCGCGTTCTATCTCGTCGGCCTCGGTCACTACGCGAGCGCCGTGTTCGCCGAACTCGGCGTCGGGCTCCCGTTCAGCCCCGTCATCGGGATTGGATTACTGTTCGGCGTCGCGCTGACGGCGTTGAGTATCGGTGGCACAGAAAACACGGCCAAGCTGCAGAATATTGTCGTCGGGATTCTCCTCGTCGTCCTTACGGGATTTCTCTCGTATGGCGTCCTCGACGCTTTCGGGGTTTTCGGTCGGACCAGCGTCCCGGAGCAATTCTTCTCGAGAGGCTACTTCCCAGTATTGACGACGGCTGCGCTCGTGTTCACATCGTATCTGGGGTTCGCCCAGGTCGCAACCGTTGCAGGTGAGATCAAGCGGCCGGAGCGGAATCTGCCGCTGGCGATGGTCGGGTCGGTGCTCGTCGTCACCGTGTTCTACGTCGTGACGATTTTCGTCGCGACCAGCGCGTTCGGAGCGGACCGGCTCGGTCAGTTCGGTGAGACGGCGATGGTCGAAGTGGCCCGCGAGTTCCTCGGACTACCCGGCGCGGTCGCTATCCTGGGTGCCGGACTGTTGGCGACGTTCTCGAGTGCGAACGCGTCGATTCTGAGCGCCTCCCGGGCAGTGTACGCATTGAGTCGGGACGCCTTGTTACCCCGAAAAGCGAGCGAGGTCAACCTCCGGTATGGGACTCCACACGTCGCACTGCTGGCTGCCGGTGGCCCGATTCTCGCGCTCGTGGCGACCGGACAGGTCGAACTGCTCGCGGAGGTCGCGTCGTTTCTCCACCTGATTATGTACGGTCTAATGTGTGTCGCGCTGATCGTGTTGCGACGCCGGAATCCCGAGTGGTACTCGCCCAGTTACCGTGTCCCGGGGTATCCAGTGTTGCCTGGCGTCGGTGCGCTCGCCAGCTTCGGCCTGATCGCCTTCATGCAACCTGCGTCGATCGCCATCGGCATCGGAGTCATGGTCGTGTCGTACCTGTGGTATCGTTATTACGCTGGAGACGTCATACTCAAGGGAGACATCTGA
- a CDS encoding SRPBCC family protein, with protein MPKFEHTIEIEAPVDRVFQFGIDPENWRRTMPSLTDVEIVEETDDGLRMNATYRLLGTSMDGEMEMRIAEPNEHTITTFESPGMTGELHYHYAETDSGTKVVQRADYEFGDSLFERVLEPVAKRYNKRQFRNSLRTSKELVEAESAPEMEA; from the coding sequence ATGCCCAAGTTCGAGCACACGATCGAAATCGAAGCGCCCGTAGACCGCGTCTTTCAGTTCGGGATCGACCCCGAGAACTGGCGCCGCACCATGCCCAGCCTGACTGACGTCGAGATCGTCGAGGAGACCGACGACGGCCTCCGGATGAACGCCACCTACAGGCTGCTCGGCACCTCGATGGACGGTGAAATGGAGATGCGAATCGCCGAACCGAACGAACACACGATCACCACGTTCGAGAGCCCCGGTATGACCGGGGAGCTACACTACCACTACGCAGAGACCGATTCCGGGACGAAGGTCGTCCAGCGGGCCGACTACGAGTTCGGCGACTCGCTGTTCGAGCGCGTGCTCGAACCCGTCGCGAAGCGGTACAACAAGCGCCAGTTCAGAAACTCGCTCCGGACGTCCAAAGAGCTCGTCGAAGCTGAGAGTGCGCCGGAGATGGAAGCCTGA
- a CDS encoding aminotransferase class I/II-fold pyridoxal phosphate-dependent enzyme, whose amino-acid sequence MADRGFDLEEQLTSQADADRRYSLAPADRIDSRGYVSEPPRGGLPILEADELLVFGSNNYLGLTANQRVQNAARQAAATVGTGSGGSRLTTGDTMVHHDLERLLAETFETDRALAFSSGYAANVGTITALDPDVVFVDEYTHVSAFDGCRLSGTEVVPYGHCDPDALRDAVDDALERRAVDDGRSTADADTTVRVDTNAGDDTDAGDDTKADANADTGDESWLVVTDSVFSQDGWVAPLKELCDVADSVGAWVMVDESHATGLYVRGGGIVQAEGLADRVDIQMGALSTALASQGGYVAGDDALIEWLAARAPPFVESTGLTPMAAAAASEALHLSKHGDHRESLWENVTRLRDGLLTMGYEVDGDSQILPVYVETRDAARTLADDLRDRGVIVSAPIRASSGGHASRNAVQEGYVYVLPTAAHTRDDLVICLEAFQDAGEACGLL is encoded by the coding sequence ATGGCAGACCGTGGGTTCGACCTCGAGGAGCAATTGACGTCCCAGGCCGACGCGGACCGACGGTACTCGCTCGCACCAGCCGACCGAATCGATTCCCGTGGCTACGTCTCCGAACCACCGAGAGGCGGCCTCCCGATCCTGGAGGCCGACGAACTGCTCGTGTTCGGTTCGAACAACTATCTGGGGTTGACCGCGAACCAGCGGGTCCAGAACGCCGCGCGACAGGCCGCCGCTACCGTTGGAACCGGATCCGGCGGAAGCCGACTCACGACCGGCGACACGATGGTCCACCACGACCTCGAGCGACTGCTCGCCGAGACCTTCGAGACAGATCGCGCGCTCGCGTTCTCCTCGGGCTACGCCGCGAACGTCGGGACGATCACCGCCCTGGATCCCGACGTCGTCTTCGTCGACGAGTACACCCACGTCAGCGCGTTCGACGGCTGTCGGCTCTCCGGGACCGAGGTCGTTCCGTACGGTCACTGCGATCCCGACGCCCTCCGCGACGCGGTGGACGACGCTCTCGAGCGGCGCGCTGTCGATGATGGCAGATCCACTGCCGACGCCGACACTACCGTCAGAGTCGACACTAACGCCGGCGACGACACTGATGCCGGCGACGACACCAAGGCCGACGCCAACGCCGACACCGGCGACGAATCCTGGCTCGTCGTCACCGATTCGGTCTTCAGCCAGGACGGGTGGGTCGCTCCGCTCAAGGAACTCTGCGACGTCGCCGACTCGGTCGGCGCCTGGGTCATGGTCGACGAGAGCCACGCGACCGGCCTCTACGTCCGCGGTGGTGGGATCGTCCAGGCCGAAGGCCTCGCCGATCGCGTCGATATCCAGATGGGGGCGCTCTCGACGGCGCTCGCCAGCCAGGGCGGCTACGTCGCAGGCGACGACGCGTTAATCGAGTGGCTGGCCGCTCGTGCGCCGCCGTTCGTCGAGTCGACGGGTCTGACTCCGATGGCGGCCGCGGCGGCGAGCGAAGCGCTCCACCTCTCGAAACACGGCGATCACCGCGAATCCCTCTGGGAGAACGTCACCCGACTCCGCGACGGCCTGCTGACGATGGGATACGAGGTCGACGGCGATTCGCAGATCCTGCCGGTCTACGTCGAGACGCGAGACGCGGCCCGAACCCTGGCGGACGACCTCCGCGACCGGGGCGTAATCGTCTCCGCTCCCATTCGCGCGAGCTCTGGAGGACACGCGTCCAGGAACGCAGTTCAGGAGGGATACGTCTACGTGCTCCCGACGGCTGCACACACCCGTGATGATCTCGTCATCTGCCTCGAGGCGTTCCAGGACGCGGGCGAAGCCTGCGGCCTCCTGTAG
- a CDS encoding AAA family ATPase — protein sequence MDVTQASEECNTVLDAIGKAVICDREFLETVLLGVVGRGHVLLEDVPGTGKTLTARSVATALGLSFSRIQFTPDLLPSDVTGTHVFNEQDREFEFNEGPIFANIVLADEINRAPPKTQAALLEAMEEGQVTTDGETRQLPQPFFVIATQNPVEQEGTFPLPEAQVDRFLVKTSMGYPDEGGEIELLQRRASRDEMSPSIETVFEPEHVEALRKVPETVTVDQDLLEYVVALARQTRTDGRVEVGVSPRGTQRLFEAARACATIAGREYVTPDDIKRVAHPVMAHRLVLTPDATVNEVSKTQIVDAVLDSVPVPTLE from the coding sequence ATGGACGTCACTCAGGCCAGCGAAGAGTGCAACACGGTACTCGACGCAATTGGCAAGGCCGTCATCTGCGACCGTGAATTTCTCGAGACTGTCCTCCTCGGCGTCGTCGGACGCGGGCACGTCCTGCTCGAGGACGTCCCCGGCACGGGGAAGACCCTCACCGCCCGCAGCGTCGCGACCGCCCTCGGACTGTCGTTCTCGCGCATCCAGTTCACCCCGGACCTCCTCCCATCGGACGTGACCGGCACACACGTCTTCAACGAGCAGGACCGCGAGTTCGAGTTCAACGAAGGCCCCATCTTCGCGAACATCGTCCTCGCCGACGAGATCAACCGCGCGCCGCCGAAGACCCAGGCCGCGCTGCTCGAGGCAATGGAGGAAGGGCAGGTGACGACCGACGGCGAGACCCGCCAGCTACCACAGCCGTTCTTCGTCATCGCGACCCAGAACCCCGTCGAGCAAGAGGGGACGTTCCCGCTCCCCGAGGCGCAGGTCGATCGCTTCCTCGTGAAGACCTCGATGGGGTATCCCGACGAAGGTGGGGAAATCGAACTCCTCCAGCGGCGGGCGAGTCGCGACGAGATGAGTCCCTCCATAGAGACGGTGTTCGAACCCGAACACGTCGAGGCACTCCGGAAAGTTCCCGAGACCGTGACGGTGGATCAAGACCTCCTGGAGTACGTCGTCGCCCTCGCCCGGCAGACACGGACCGACGGTCGCGTCGAGGTGGGCGTCTCTCCCCGTGGGACCCAGCGCCTGTTCGAGGCCGCTCGCGCCTGCGCGACCATCGCGGGCCGGGAGTACGTCACCCCGGACGACATCAAGCGCGTCGCCCACCCGGTGATGGCCCACCGCCTCGTGCTCACGCCCGACGCGACGGTCAACGAGGTCTCGAAGACCCAGATCGTCGATGCTGTCCTGGATTCGGTGCCGGTGCCGACGCTCGAGTGA
- a CDS encoding GNAT family N-acetyltransferase, with translation MFPETFETDRLRFAPLTTDTIAPLELYEYTNPNTEFGAVATHLTTDVHETPNDAREYLLESEKRWNDATRANWAIYPLEGEPAAGAFAGVASLIPLWEKRTARLGVWLRKSFWGRGYSSERAAATIAVAFDRLDLEVVSVGYLEGNAKSKRAIEKYVERYGGTYDGVLRNWVPLDGEVRDLHRYTITAEAWEANRPETAYTVRR, from the coding sequence ATGTTCCCCGAGACGTTCGAAACCGATCGACTTCGGTTCGCGCCCTTGACGACCGACACAATCGCGCCCCTCGAGCTGTACGAGTACACGAACCCGAACACGGAATTCGGAGCGGTCGCTACCCACCTCACGACCGACGTCCACGAGACGCCGAACGACGCCCGTGAGTACCTCCTCGAGTCCGAAAAGAGGTGGAACGACGCCACGCGAGCGAACTGGGCGATCTATCCGCTCGAGGGCGAACCCGCCGCCGGGGCGTTCGCCGGCGTCGCCAGCCTCATCCCGCTCTGGGAGAAGCGGACCGCTCGCCTCGGCGTCTGGCTCCGCAAATCGTTCTGGGGGCGCGGCTACTCGAGCGAGCGCGCCGCAGCGACCATCGCCGTCGCGTTCGACCGACTCGACCTCGAGGTGGTCTCGGTTGGCTACCTCGAGGGCAATGCAAAGTCGAAGCGGGCGATCGAGAAGTACGTCGAGCGCTACGGGGGGACGTACGATGGCGTGTTGCGAAACTGGGTGCCACTCGACGGCGAGGTCCGCGACCTGCACCGGTACACGATCACCGCCGAGGCCTGGGAGGCGAATCGGCCCGAGACGGCGTATACGGTTCGCAGGTGA
- a CDS encoding universal stress protein, translating into MTDRPSILVPIRVLEGESVPEGVPGLLANAHVVLLGYHVVPEQTAPGQAQMQFEERATARLNEYEAIFEEAGAIVERRLVFTHDGQKTIDRIIHEHDCMAVLVPNATGTVDDVLVAVRGTVGIDRLARVVAGVFGAMDTSITLYHVVETEQTDEDIGTLLDGMVDRLGELGVDESKIETRVERDQRPLDAIVDASEAFDAVVMGETDPSLVTYVFGMPADQVADRFLGPVLVVQRELANERDEEDGEYHRRGR; encoded by the coding sequence ATGACGGACCGACCATCGATACTCGTTCCGATTCGCGTACTCGAAGGAGAGTCGGTTCCGGAGGGGGTTCCCGGTCTCCTCGCGAACGCCCACGTCGTCTTGCTGGGATATCACGTCGTTCCTGAACAGACCGCACCGGGGCAGGCACAGATGCAGTTCGAGGAGCGAGCCACGGCCCGTCTCAACGAATACGAGGCGATCTTCGAGGAGGCGGGAGCGATTGTCGAGCGGCGACTCGTCTTCACGCACGACGGACAGAAGACCATCGACCGCATAATTCACGAGCACGACTGCATGGCAGTTCTCGTCCCGAACGCCACCGGGACGGTTGACGATGTGCTCGTCGCCGTCCGCGGGACCGTGGGAATCGACCGTCTCGCCCGCGTCGTCGCCGGCGTGTTCGGTGCGATGGACACCTCGATAACGCTGTACCACGTCGTCGAGACGGAGCAAACGGACGAGGACATTGGGACACTTCTCGATGGGATGGTCGATCGACTGGGAGAGCTCGGTGTCGATGAGTCGAAGATCGAGACACGAGTCGAACGAGATCAGAGGCCTCTCGATGCGATCGTCGACGCATCTGAAGCGTTCGATGCCGTCGTGATGGGTGAGACGGATCCGTCGCTCGTGACGTACGTGTTCGGTATGCCAGCCGACCAGGTTGCCGATCGGTTTCTCGGCCCCGTTCTCGTCGTCCAGCGTGAACTTGCGAACGAAAGGGACGAGGAAGATGGCGAATACCATAGACGTGGACGATAG
- a CDS encoding GNAT family N-acetyltransferase, with product MDTTVEPTIRPYDSASDADELWALKRAFERGLGEGTGDDGKSERYESKLTDAYREGYLEWVERCLGEEPEAVTVAAVGNEDQPEDDRDGSSTLVGYVFVLPESLAYVWDAAILNEIYVAPDARGTGVADALMERAFATARDQDLPLERLVLDVDRENDRAQAFYERHGFAHWGEMVARELGE from the coding sequence ATGGACACGACCGTCGAGCCGACGATCCGACCGTACGATTCGGCGAGCGACGCGGACGAGCTGTGGGCGCTCAAACGTGCCTTCGAACGCGGACTCGGCGAGGGCACGGGCGACGACGGCAAATCCGAACGATACGAATCGAAGCTCACCGACGCGTACCGCGAGGGCTACCTCGAGTGGGTCGAGCGCTGCCTGGGCGAGGAGCCAGAGGCGGTGACGGTCGCCGCCGTCGGAAACGAGGACCAGCCCGAGGACGACCGAGACGGATCCTCGACGCTCGTCGGCTACGTCTTCGTCCTCCCGGAGTCGCTCGCGTACGTCTGGGACGCGGCGATTCTCAACGAGATCTACGTCGCTCCCGACGCGCGCGGGACGGGCGTCGCCGACGCGCTGATGGAGCGAGCGTTCGCGACCGCTCGCGATCAGGACCTTCCGCTCGAACGACTAGTGCTAGACGTCGACCGCGAAAACGACCGGGCGCAGGCGTTCTACGAGCGCCACGGGTTCGCCCACTGGGGCGAGATGGTCGCTCGAGAGCTTGGAGAATAA
- a CDS encoding replication factor C large subunit: MSDWTETYRPTTLSEVRGNDKARNKLEEWARTWDEHRKPVIVHGSPGIGKTSAAHALANDMGWPVMELNASDDRQADVIKRVAGEASKSGTLTGGSGGRRLVILDEADNFHGNADYGGSREVTRVVKSASQPIVLVANEFYDMSNSLRNYCQTIEFRDVSARSIVPVLRDICRREGIEFEDDALRKIADATSGDLRSAVNDLQAVAEGSERLTVDDVVTSERDSTEGIFDFLDALIKEKDAHGALLAAYDTDETPDDLLNWVEDNVPKDYSGGELADAYEFMSNADRWLGRVRSTQDYSYWRYATDNIAAGVAASRREPKGGWTRYGPPSYWSKLGRTRGTRDRRDAIAQRIADREVASIGTVRREIMPFLSSMTHLCRNRELTVTMAAAYDLDEKEVSFVTGSGADTNKVESIVQDAAERQTEETVSHSGSAFFGTADANDSSDVGSRSGEGARSDDGSDDGSGSGDESTDSENASLLDVGSASSASDVDGEASSGVGTGTGNDSSADADDSTSGADESEENEEDEVDEDDDGQSGLSDFF, encoded by the coding sequence ATGAGCGACTGGACGGAAACGTACCGCCCGACGACGCTGTCGGAGGTACGGGGAAACGACAAGGCCCGCAACAAACTCGAGGAGTGGGCGAGGACGTGGGACGAGCACCGAAAGCCCGTCATCGTCCACGGCAGTCCGGGGATCGGGAAGACCTCGGCCGCCCACGCGCTGGCCAACGACATGGGCTGGCCGGTGATGGAACTCAACGCCAGCGACGACCGCCAGGCCGACGTGATCAAGCGCGTCGCCGGCGAGGCCTCGAAGAGCGGCACGCTGACCGGCGGCAGCGGCGGTCGCCGCCTCGTCATCCTGGACGAGGCCGACAACTTCCACGGCAACGCCGACTACGGCGGTTCCCGAGAAGTTACACGCGTGGTCAAGTCGGCCAGCCAGCCGATCGTCCTCGTGGCAAACGAGTTCTACGACATGAGCAACTCGCTGCGGAACTACTGTCAGACCATCGAGTTCCGCGACGTCTCGGCACGCTCGATCGTTCCGGTGCTCCGGGACATCTGTCGACGCGAGGGCATCGAGTTCGAGGACGACGCCCTCCGCAAGATCGCCGACGCGACGAGCGGCGACCTTCGGTCCGCGGTCAACGACCTGCAGGCGGTCGCGGAGGGGAGCGAGCGACTGACGGTCGACGACGTCGTGACGAGCGAACGCGACAGCACTGAAGGAATCTTCGACTTCCTCGATGCGCTCATCAAAGAGAAGGACGCCCACGGTGCCCTGCTGGCTGCCTACGACACCGACGAGACGCCCGACGACCTGCTCAACTGGGTCGAGGACAACGTGCCGAAGGACTACTCTGGCGGCGAGCTCGCCGACGCCTACGAGTTCATGAGTAACGCCGACCGCTGGCTAGGCCGGGTGCGCTCGACCCAGGACTACTCGTACTGGCGCTACGCGACCGACAACATTGCCGCCGGCGTCGCCGCCTCCAGGCGCGAGCCCAAAGGCGGCTGGACCCGGTACGGCCCGCCGAGTTACTGGTCGAAACTCGGGCGAACCCGTGGGACCCGCGACCGGCGCGACGCCATCGCCCAGCGGATCGCCGACCGGGAGGTGGCGAGCATCGGTACCGTTCGCCGGGAGATCATGCCGTTCCTCTCGAGCATGACCCACCTCTGTCGAAACCGGGAGTTGACCGTCACGATGGCGGCTGCCTACGACCTCGACGAGAAGGAGGTCTCGTTCGTCACCGGGAGCGGCGCCGACACCAACAAGGTCGAGTCGATCGTCCAGGACGCTGCCGAACGCCAGACCGAGGAGACGGTCTCGCACTCCGGGTCCGCCTTTTTCGGCACCGCGGACGCCAACGACTCGAGCGACGTGGGCTCCAGGAGCGGCGAGGGCGCCAGGAGTGACGACGGTTCGGATGACGGGTCGGGGTCGGGCGACGAATCCACGGATTCGGAGAACGCGTCGCTTCTCGACGTAGGGTCCGCTTCCTCGGCCTCAGACGTCGACGGCGAGGCGAGTTCGGGGGTGGGGACGGGGACGGGGAACGACTCGAGTGCAGACGCCGACGATAGTACGTCGGGTGCCGACGAGAGCGAGGAGAACGAAGAGGACGAGGTGGACGAGGACGACGATGGACAGTCGGGCCTATCCGACTTTTTCTAG